One window from the genome of Salvia miltiorrhiza cultivar Shanhuang (shh) chromosome 7, IMPLAD_Smil_shh, whole genome shotgun sequence encodes:
- the LOC130994219 gene encoding uncharacterized protein At2g29880-like, translating into MKFNSGFGYDNNAKKFTAPDEVWDAYCQAHPKDAYLRHGNCPDYEDLEIAVRNGVAVGKNSIGLGSATDARTLGVDENRAPHIEELNFDVENEAFVGLTQDDPPSSGSKSPSAFPEVSVDSTQRRAPAKRSRGQFEINSGHTENSSYQGVT; encoded by the exons ATGAAGTTTAACTCTGGTTTTGGCTATGACAACAATGCTAAAAAGTTCACGGCCCCAGATGAAGTATGGGATGCGTACTGTCAG GCTCACCCAAAAGATGCATACTTGCGCCATGGGAATTGTCCGGATTATGAAGATTTGGAAATTGCTGTTAGAAACGGTGTGGCTGTAGGGAAGAACTCAATTGGATTGGGTAGTGCTACTGATGCTAGGACATTAGGAGTTGATGAAAATAGAGCTCCACACATAGAGGAGTTGAATTTTGATGTTGAAAATGAGGCGTTTGTAGGACTGACTCAAGATGATCCGCCATCATCCGGTTCCAAATCACCTTCGGCATTCCCTGAAGTGTCTGTGGACTCCACTCAAAGAAGAGCTCCCGCCAAAAGAAGTAGAGGCCAGTTTGAGATAAATTCTGGTCACACTGAAAATAGTTCGTATCAgggtgttacatag